The DNA sequence GTGCCTATGCAGAGCATGTTTTAGAGATGCATATGTGTAAGACAGAACTTCTGTTTGTGTAAGCAGGGTTAATAATACTTTTGTGGAAGAAATGGTTTCTTAGTGCCTACACAGGAAGGACTTGTTATGCATGAATGGGGTAGGGTTTATTCCCGATGTTGGCACAGTGCAGAGCTTATTCTACGGGACTTACGTGGAGCAGGGCAtctattttgaatttcttggtTGTTCCCCTACCTTCCCCTTATTGTATGTTTTTCTAAGACTTTTCTTAATAAACTTAGGAACCTTCTCCATGGGGGTATAAGACCTAGAAGTGCCTGATGGGACTCCCCAAGCTACTTCATTGAAACCTAGAAGTATACCCTCATGGACTCACCCTCCTACTGTTGAACTATATAGAGGTTCATGATCATCTTCCTTTGCCACTTGCTAGTAGTAAAATGTTGCCAGAAGAGCGAGTCAAATTCCATGAAAGAATGAATTAATCTAGGTGGAGTTAGCTGAACCACTACTGGGCTGCCCAAATGAGGGTTATGTCAAGAACATGCTGCAGTTGACTCCATTGGTATAGTAATGAAGAAAGGTAACACTCACATATAGATATAGGTGTgcttattcattttttgttccattgtATTCCTCCAGTTGGGCATCTTGCAGTTAATGTGGGGAGCTAATCCTCCAGAATTTTCCCGTTAAAATGAGTTGCCTCCTTGTTCTTCTAGGGGGACTCCTAGGACTTATCTCATAGTTCTTACAAGGTGATTCATAGGACATGCTTTTGCACATCTAGGAGGTTTTTTTGGATCCTTTCAATAGGCATCACTAGTCACTTGAGACTTCCTCGTATGCGAGCAGTTGTTGCCGCCTTTTAGGTTGGACATCATGTCTTAAGAATCtctacaaattaatgatgGGGTCTGTAGTAACATACATGTTAGGCAGTTGTACTAGCGAAGTCATGAATGGTTGCAGTGATCGTCCATTGGAGCTGGTCCAAGACAGGGAGCATCCTCACAGAAAAAATACTAAGAATGCGCCAGTTTCAGTAGGAGTTGGGGGATCCATCTCAGTACTTCCAATTTAAGGCGGGGGCGACAGAGTAGTTCCACCACCAACTGGACATTCCTATTCAACCCAGTTTGCATATCATCCCCATCACACATCTTGATTCTAGTGTTACTAGCGTCCACCATTCTCACATCTTACTTATATGTTTCCCCCAAACTATGCCAATTTGATGTGAGCAAAAATTTCTCGAGACTGGGGATTATGCATGATcttttaggtatttttaaaCTTCAATTAGTGGAACCTGCAAAAAGAAGGTTAGCACTTCTATGCTAAATTAGAAATAGACTGAAGAGTggaaaacaataaaagaaaggaATAGAAATTGACAGGTGCAGTTAAGTGTGCTTCAATGTGTAATTGGTAGGTACCAAATTCTTGTTCTAGGACTACTATCCATAAGAAGTTTGCAATGTTGATTAGGTCGAATCCATGATTTCGGGAATTTAGTTGGGTTGAAAATACCTGGGCTATAGTTGGGATTCCTACCTGGTGACTCCTTATTTTTTCTCCAAGGCTGCCACttgttcaacaaattttgaGGGTTGATACTTTTCCTCTTCATTGGCTCTTGGGTGAGCTGGGCATGATGGGTTGTCCTATATGGGTGTCCATCGATTTCCACATCTCCTTGAACTCTGTGTGGCTTAAGCTGCGCTACTAACCTCTTTCGGTAATTTTGGGTTTAGACTCTTTTGAGCTACTTGGGTCGCCCCATTAGGGTTTGGGCTTGTCATTTGTCGCTAAATTTAAGGGCATCATCAAAGTTAtagaaaaatcataccacacTTGATAGTTGAGATTCTAAAACTAACATGCTGACAATAAATTAAGCCACCAAACAacgttaattattaaattttatttgttaaactaataaaataatttggaagAAGAGTTGAGcgagtttattttctttccttcaaaTATTCTTAGGGTTGTAGGACATTTTTGGATTCTCAATGAAGGGATTCCTCCTATttaaccaaacaaaaaataaaaaaataaaataacgcCATAAAATGTTTAATCAAGATCATTCTTTTGCAATGGTTAGCCATCTGAAAACCATCCAACATTGCCATAATAAGGAACCACTCTGTCCGTTGCAATGATTATCACAAATCTCGTTAGAAGTCATTTATTCCATTTTTCGTCACACCAGCGGATATTGTGATGGAATTAAATGCATGTTCCAAACATTTGTGAcggtttgtatattttattgcaAACAGTTGTAGTACGAAGGGGATCTACTGCGACTGATCACTTGCGGTCCAAAATCCACTCGTTAAACTTAATTGAGTCGTGATGGATGTCTTTAAAAATTCATCGGTGACAACTTTGTACATAATTTAtgttactaataataatataataacaagATCAAAATTGTTGTGTTGtcatatatttgaataataatcttaaaataattagttttttatattaattatatcattaattGAAGTGGAGTAAAAACTCAAAAGGTATAGGCTCATTTTTCTAATTCAgattgaaaataaatcatacCAATTTATATTGGAATCATAAGCtaaattgtttgattttaattttgaataatctcaaaaaacaaatgtatgctagaattttaaaagagtttgatttggtttgaaattataaattataaattttgatgacGGTGTTGgcttttcaactttatttcttttgaaagtTTGTCATATTGATCGATTGATTACAATTTCATGTGGAATCGATTACTCCTTGTTACAACTAAAGGaaaaattaagtgataatAACATGAAGCACAATGAAAAATAAACGAAGGAAGTGATGGAAAATACTTTCATTGAAAAGAGTCCTATAATTCTACAACAGACAGCCAGATCAGAGCGGTCTTTGATCAGATTAAGAGAACATTcgttcttatttatatttggaaaACACTAACAACAACCATGCATCATCGAtccttttatttcaattactACAGACATACGTACGTGTGTGTGTACGCACATATACACACGGATGCATGGCGTGCTATTACTAATTACAACTAGTTCTTGGTTTCCGCTTGCGATTCAGTTCCACCATCAGCACCACCAGCGCCACCGGCAGCGCCACTGCTATCTATATCATGGGTTGGCTCGACTTGGCTTCCTGCATTTTGGCAAACACAAATATAAACCATTTAAAAACAAGGACGGATTGTGACGTATCGATTGATGAACTGATGTAAAATTTCATGtcgatgatatatatatttagggttaaatccattttgaacccctgtgatataacaaaatatcaaaaaaccccttatgaaatttttaatataaaaaatcaccctTATGTTaccaataaataatcacaccggGCGTCAATTTGAatctatgtttttaaaaaaaataactaaaatacccttctaGTCAAACCGGTCAACTAggtttattaatatataattattttaatttataatttttaacatatatttataatacatataattataatttatacctTCTTAATTGTGTGGATTCGAAAATttagttcaaaataaattcaattgaCTCCAATTATACACTCAGGATCCTTTTGCACCCCTCCCCCCTCCCCTTTCCTCCCGGCACACCTCCCTCCTCCCCTTCCCTCCCCCTGCCGCCCATTTAGGCGATGTCGGCCGCTCAGATTTGGACAATCGGCGTCGCTCAGGGTGAGGAGGGCGCTGACCTTCCTCTTTAGCAGCGGCGTCGTCGTCGCCGCcgctgcttttttttttttttaaattatatataaaattaattttaatttaattaaaataatattttattatataaataattaaataattattatataaaataatatttaattcttaaatacatatatataatattatatattaaatgtaagAGAAGagcaaaaatgtcaaaaaaaaaaggtatttttatagaaaaatcgcAGTCAAAGCGCGTGTAGCTCAATTTTTGTACGGAGGgggttttttgaactttattttatattatagggggatttttgaatatttctattatCACAGAGGGGGTCTCTGGATTTTTCCCTATATATTTATGGTAATTAATTGGAGAGCATatgcatatacataaattttaccTGCCCTGCAACAATATCTCGTGCACCCTTTGGGACCCATTACGCCACAGCAATATCTGTATCTGCACTGGCCCCCTTGCATGGTTCCTTTCAGTTCATCATCTACAAAAGGTTGcaagaaaaatgttgaataaTGAACAGAAATGCATGTAAGAACATTAAGGGAGTGTTTGGAGAATTGGATACTAAGaaagtctctctctcttatatatatatatttatggtaaTTAATTGGAGAGCATatgcatatacataaattttaccTGCCCTGCAACAATATCTCGTGCACCCTTTGGGACCCATTACGCCACAGCAATATCTGTATCTGCACTGGCCCCCTTGCATGGTTCCTTTCAGTTCATCATCTACAAAGGTTAcaagaaaaatgttgaatgATGAGGAGAAATGCATGTAAGAACATTAAGGGAAATGTATGTAAGAACATTAAGGGAGTATTTGCAGTAGCTCGAGAATTGGATACTAAGaaagtctctctctctctctctatatatatatacatatttgtacCTGATGTTTCATGTTTGGCTTCCTCTGCGAAAGTCGAACACGCAAGAAGAACAAGGGcaaggaaaatgaaaacaccTTGAGACTTCATTCTTAATTGCCTTCTACTATACTTTTACTGAGAATGCAATGATACAACAACCTcgacctctatttataggtgCATGCAAGCAAAATATTAGTCTAAATTAAATTCGATCGGTCGAATCAAACCAATCATAGAGtaagtgtaatacacttgtcatttaattgatcactttttcTGAACTACACGTTAAACAAACAGCATGTGTATtgtataattttggtcccgtaatTTTGACACTTTGGCTTTTTCATCCTGTTTTTTTCTAGAGTTGCAAAATAATTCtgtaactttttaatatttcccCATTTTGGTCCTTTCGATTCTGAATTTTGCAAACGTTGTTGGAATAAATCATTTACCACgtcatttctttttaatttttcgttCATTTTACAAAAAGTGAACCAATCAGAACAGAAGTTCCAATTTAAATGAACCACTTGATGTGCACATGATTTATTCAAACTACTTTTGCAAAATCCGACATTggaaggatcaaaattgttgCGCCGATTGTTGAGCTTATCATTAATATCATATGGTTGGATTGTTGCGCCGATCATGACACCCTATGGCCTTGCACATGAACCGTTGAATCCTTTCTTGAATTCTTCTGTCTTTTTCAAAGGCTTATCAACTTGGTTACGATTCAACTTTGGCAAAGTGCATGagaggtatatatatacataaaagaaaatgtgaaaaattccATGACTGGTTTTCGgttttggtaataaaaatttaaacattttttaatgctatatttattgaaagaaATGGCCCTAAAAAACCTTAAACTTTGTAAtactataattaatgtaatgtaatgaactttttatcatcaattaaatttttatgactaccaaatcaatgtaattaataaagattCAAGAATTAAATTCCGAGGAGTGGATATATATGAGCATAAATGAAGTGAAGTCAGCAGTAAGGGGGGTGTCAAATTTTGCAGTGGGAAGTAAGAAAGTTTTGATTCGAATTGACCACTGTGTAGGATGAAGTCATGCTTTGCGGCACTCAATTGTCAAGTAGTGAGGGAATGATGCGCCATATGTCGCATGCATGTTACGCCTTGCGGTGATACGTACTTTATGTTTGTTCCTTTTAGCCCCTTACGTTTTTATCTCGCCAAATTAAAGTACTTTTTGGACTCGAcgggataattatatgatttatatCTGCAccttcttatttataatttatttatgagtattttttgaaatattacacatACACTCGTTAAAAATATCGATTACTtatcttttagaaaattacacatGCATCCCCTAGAAACGTTTACATCATCACACAAACTATCCCTACTTTATGATTGTCATGGATAGTTTCTGTAATTAGATAAAAGAGATGGGATAGTTCTTGTAATATGCCATTGATCAaagggtataaatataattataccaaattttgaatcatgattaaattatttattatgaatttatttaataaaatgcgGTTGCCAAATTATAGTACAATCGTATTGCACTTGATAGTTTCGCAGTGGTTTTTTcgtcctttaaatttattcaatattaattttagctcTATAAATATGTCCTTTAATTTAGtctttcaatatataaaatagatgaaaTTTAGTTCTCCGACCatcgaaaatatatttttttggctaGAACGCGTGATATGGCTGTCatgttgaatatttttttagaaatttttaattttatgtggCGTTGAACACGACTTGACAACCATAAGATGGTGTCAATTGGATAAAGTTTCAAATATATGCTACAAAAAGGATTTGAACTCTATACATAACCATTTTTTGAGTAAACTATACATAACCATTTGAACTACCAATGtaaattgttaataatttgcAACAATTGTTCCATACGCtgtagaatttaaaatataaaatatatattcatatatctAATAAGTATCTTTAAAAGAGTGcgtttaatttatatttttttatgaatttactgtattcaaaaataaaaatatctacaacagagttaatatatatatatatatataataactagttaaattagtttacattaaaattttaaataaataatttgatataaaatgtataatcattaaaagtttaatatattaaaaattaattgaataattttaaatgtataaatcataacatatatatttcttattttgataaagattATAATCCtttgaaaacatataatatataacaaaaaaaataaaagtaaaaaataattatataatatatatataaattagcatatgaaaattaatatattattattttaaaaaaatatattttcctattaatattttattgttaagataaatatcaatattaatcatattcttcttgaatataaaatattattttaaaaaaaatatattttcctattaatattttatcgttaagataaatatcaatattaatcatattcttcttgaatataaaataaaatatatcataaatatcgatatttttaagtttaatttttctactattttttaataataataatatcaattttatattaaaataattttaaataaacagTTATAGAAGATGGTTGAGCATAAAAAACGTATATTCAACGTAGGTTAAGTTGTAAACGGAGTATTTATGGTTTTAAAGTACAAATCTGATTGGGCAACGAACTTTTTCCACCACTCAAGGGTGGGCCGCGTCACCATCTTATAaacttctatattttataagatattttaaaattttattataaagataAGCGTCTAAAATATTtgggtaaaataattttttaaaactttataaaatattcaggTATTTGGCAAAATAAggttttttattgatataaatgactaaaataattacgatactattagaatcaaataaattattgttttttgacctattttgctttaaaaaattctgaaaatacttttataaatagtaaatattagtttaattccaaattaaactttaatagataatttttttataataacaaaaaaaaaaaagacgaaTTGTTacctaaatttttgaataaaaataatacatgtGTGCATTCATGCTAGTGgaatatataatgatatagatgtataattaatattttctttgttaatgtaACGATTATCTCTAATcgatctttctcagatcgaAGATACAGATGCGTTTACATAATTGTTAATGCCCCAAATGGAAATGAGCATCTTCAGCTGTGTTTATAATTTGGATTGCCTTTCTCAGGCTCTCATGTATGTGTGTTAACAAGTACATGCCTTTTTCAGgctcacaaaaattagaacatGGCTTTCCCAATCCTGAgttccaaaaaagaaaaaaagaattcaaaaacaACGATCACCATCCTTCATACATAGATTTTTTTGAAGTTCTGAATGATCCATGGTCGCAGCAACTCTTGTCCTTTCATGCTTTGGAGTTTGTATGTCCCTTTCTTCTTGACCTCGATCACCTTGTATGATTCTTCCCATCCCAGGTCAAGCTTGCCAACATGTTTGGATACCTACACTTTCTTCAGCACTTGGCCACCCACATGAAAGTGCCTTGGTCTAACTTTGCGATTGTAACTCCTCATCATCAGGCCCTTGCGATGCAATATTTTTGCATATGCTTGATCTCTTTTCTCCTTGAACGTGATTAAGTCAAATGCTCTCTTCATGGTTACTCCTTGGATCGTACCCTGCTATCTGCTGAGTTTCCTCCCCAATCTCTATAGGAATAATTGCTCCAGTTCcataaactaaacaaaaaggGGTCTCACCTATCGCGGATCATGGGGCTATGTGAAAATCCATAATACTCCCGACAGTTCTTCCATCCATGATCCTTTAGTTCCATCAAGTATTGTCTTCAAGTGTTGGAGTAATAtgtcattttttacttttgtttgcACGTTAGTTTGTGGGTTTCCAACAGGTGTGAAATTCTGTTGTTTCTTCAACTCCTTACACCAAGCCACGATCCCTCTTCCTTGAAATTGCGTACCATTTCTGAAATGAGCACCCTTAGAATACCGAATTTGCAAATTATGTTTCTCCATATAAAGTTAATcacttctttttttgaaattttagccAATGCTTCAGCCTCTACCTATTTGGAGAAATACTCAACTACGACTATTATAAACTTCTTTTGGGCTGGAGGAAATAGTTTCAAAATGTCTATCTCCTACTGATCGAATGGATATGTGACACGCTAACAGGTTCCATAGGAGTCGCTGGTGTGTGAATTAAAGAAGCGAAGTGTTAAAGTCGCATTCTCACGGGATCGAACAACTTGTCTTCCATCTTTTAAAGACTgaaatcttttatttctaatCTCTATTCATTTGATATCATACGTATTCCATATTATAGATGCAGGGCAAGTGTCTGCTTATTATcgtttactataattattatatatgattattataatcacattaattttaattttttttaataatttaatttatggtaaattaacAACGGATTTTTCTGAGGTTTGTCATAATCCAAATATCCCATCGTGACAGTTCATTATAAGGTGTATTTGTCAGACAACtgttaatttcaagaaagtatttataatttttcaaatacgaAAATATCTCTAATTAGGATAAATCTCATGAGAACCTTTGACAACTCTCATATTTCTTGGTGAACTCTATTGCCTCCTTCACCATAGTTAGGCCAAAAGTATCCTTGCCTTGCTATCTTTTTTGACAGTAACTTTCCTCCTGAATGGTTTCCGCAATTCCCCTCA is a window from the Sesamum indicum cultivar Zhongzhi No. 13 linkage group LG15, S_indicum_v1.0, whole genome shotgun sequence genome containing:
- the LOC105178254 gene encoding uncharacterized protein LOC105178254; translation: MKSQGVFIFLALVLLACSTFAEEAKHETSDDELKGTMQGGQCRYRYCCGVMGPKGCTRYCCRADDELKGTMQGGQCRYRYCCGVMGPKGCTRYCCRAGSQVEPTHDIDSSGAAGGAGGADGGTESQAETKN